In Thiospirochaeta perfilievii, a single window of DNA contains:
- a CDS encoding thiazole synthase, which yields MKDLFELGGKFFNSRLLTGTGKYSTDEIIPQVTSASESQIITVALRRVDFDSPYRSVMDYIPPNIQLLPNTSGARDAKEAIKIAQISRASGHGNFIKIEVISDNKYLLPNGYETLKATEELSKDGFIVLPYVNADLYLGRSLKDAGAAAIMPLGSPIGSNRGIRCMEMIRVLVELIDLPIIVDAGIGKPSDAAVVMEMGVDACLVNTAIASSPNPILMASAFKDAVISGRNAYLAGLGCRSSIAVASSPLTGFLNG from the coding sequence ATGAAAGATCTATTTGAATTAGGTGGTAAATTTTTTAATTCAAGGCTACTTACAGGAACTGGAAAGTATTCAACAGATGAAATAATCCCACAAGTAACAAGTGCTAGTGAGTCCCAGATAATAACAGTTGCACTTAGAAGAGTGGATTTTGACTCTCCCTATAGGTCTGTAATGGACTACATCCCCCCTAATATACAACTACTTCCCAATACTTCTGGAGCAAGAGATGCTAAGGAAGCTATAAAAATAGCTCAAATATCTAGAGCTTCAGGTCATGGTAACTTTATAAAAATTGAGGTTATTAGTGATAACAAGTATCTATTACCTAACGGTTATGAAACATTAAAAGCTACCGAGGAACTCTCTAAGGATGGCTTTATAGTTCTTCCATATGTAAATGCGGATCTATACCTAGGAAGAAGCCTAAAGGATGCCGGAGCTGCAGCAATAATGCCTCTAGGAAGTCCAATTGGAAGTAATCGAGGAATAAGGTGTATGGAGATGATTAGGGTTTTAGTCGAGCTTATTGATCTACCTATTATTGTTGATGCGGGGATCGGGAAACCTTCTGATGCTGCAGTTGTAATGGAAATGGGTGTTGATGCTTGCTTAGTAAATACAGCTATTGCATCTAGCCCTAACCCTATATTGATGGCAAGTGCATTTAAAGATGCTGTAATATCTGGCAGAAATGCCTATCTAGCAGGTTTAGGTTGTAGAAGTTCTATAGCTGTGGCCTCTAGCCCCCTAACAGGTTTTTTAAATGGATGA
- the thiS gene encoding sulfur carrier protein ThiS, giving the protein MKVTINGKKRDIDNNLSILELLKDLKVDPNKIIIQLNQEIIKSKHFESTSIIQESQIEILSIVGGG; this is encoded by the coding sequence ATGAAAGTTACTATCAATGGTAAAAAAAGGGATATAGATAACAATTTATCTATATTAGAACTATTAAAAGATCTTAAAGTCGATCCTAACAAGATTATTATCCAGCTTAATCAAGAAATAATTAAGTCAAAACACTTTGAGTCTACTTCTATTATACAGGAGTCTCAAATCGAGATTCTGTCTATTGTAGGTGGGGGTTGA
- a CDS encoding type 2 isopentenyl-diphosphate Delta-isomerase, translated as MSISLRKNQHIKLSKKSQVAENLLDVRFNYEPLISNHQTQHYSYRFLGQNIGAPIFLSSMTGGSRKSLKINKRIATAAKIFNLPMGVGSLRPYLENKNPKSFVLREFTGDKVLLFGNLGISQIEQLVNRDELFKIEKVIRNLDLDGLIIHINPLQEWVQKGGDLLKESPLITLEKTLPQFKTKIIVKEVGAGFGPSSLKELLKLPIDVIDLASFGGTNFTKLELLRDKNSCKAINSQPLINIGNSKFDMIKNVNTLLSLGLGKEKEFIVSGGVRDFLDGYYYTKLLNAPSLYGYAYKVLENAIRSQNHLNSFFTSEIDNFNFSQNFLRLNLET; from the coding sequence ATGAGTATAAGTTTAAGAAAAAACCAACATATAAAGCTATCTAAAAAATCCCAGGTAGCTGAGAATTTATTAGATGTTAGATTTAATTATGAACCACTAATATCTAACCATCAAACTCAGCACTACTCCTACAGGTTCTTAGGACAAAATATTGGAGCTCCAATCTTCTTATCGAGTATGACGGGGGGTAGTAGAAAATCATTAAAGATAAATAAAAGGATTGCTACAGCAGCTAAAATTTTTAATCTTCCAATGGGTGTAGGTTCATTACGCCCCTATTTAGAGAATAAAAACCCAAAGAGTTTTGTCCTAAGGGAGTTTACAGGAGATAAAGTTCTACTCTTTGGGAATCTAGGTATTTCCCAAATTGAGCAGTTAGTAAATCGGGATGAGCTATTTAAAATAGAGAAGGTTATTAGAAATTTAGATTTAGATGGTCTAATTATTCATATTAATCCTCTACAGGAGTGGGTACAAAAGGGTGGAGATCTTTTAAAAGAGAGTCCACTAATAACCTTAGAAAAAACACTACCACAGTTTAAAACAAAAATAATTGTTAAGGAAGTTGGTGCAGGATTTGGACCTAGTAGCTTAAAAGAGTTATTAAAACTTCCTATAGATGTTATTGATTTAGCATCCTTTGGTGGGACTAATTTTACGAAATTAGAGCTATTAAGGGATAAAAATTCTTGTAAAGCGATAAATAGTCAACCTCTTATTAATATTGGTAATAGTAAGTTTGATATGATTAAAAATGTAAATACCCTACTCTCTCTAGGTCTTGGAAAAGAGAAGGAGTTTATTGTTTCAGGTGGAGTAAGAGACTTTTTAGATGGATATTATTATACAAAACTATTAAATGCACCATCCCTATATGGTTATGCATATAAAGTACTCGAAAACGCAATAAGATCACAGAATCACCTTAATAGTTTTTTTACCTCAGAAATAGATAATTTTAACTTTTCTCAAAATTTTTTACGATTAAATTTAGAGACTTGA